In one window of Juglans regia cultivar Chandler chromosome 3, Walnut 2.0, whole genome shotgun sequence DNA:
- the LOC109019331 gene encoding MDIS1-interacting receptor like kinase 2-like, whose product MVSPVSISMIAVAWVICIMFYGTYLDTAVIVFVAASNSSASDQEMKALQETGWWSTTDTSNTSSPCELQGISCTNSGSVTQINLANSYLKGTLKLKFSSFPYLYFVDLHGNGLQGSIPSGIGTLSNLAFLDLSFNHLRGEIPLSMASLTKLNRLTISSSKIHGSIPSEIGNMKNLNNLDLSWNKISGSIPKGIGNLKNLMRLDLSSNNLIGSIPTTLAGCSNLQELLLSHNNLTAQFLHRLADLHSLSTIDLSRNFFSGEMPVLIGNTGYLSILNLSYNKFIGNISISLNNIKVVDLSYNSTSLTRTTVVTGTYLA is encoded by the coding sequence ATGGTATCTCCTGTCTCCATTTCCATGATTGCAGTAGCATGGGTTATTTGCATTATGTTCTATGGAACATATTTGGATACTGCAGTCATTGTGTTTGTGGCAGCATCTAATTCATCAGCTTCAGATCAAGAAATGAAAGCTTTGCAGGAGACTGGGTGGTGGTCAACTACCGACACCAGCAATACCTCCAGTCCTTGCGAGTTGCAAGGTATTTCTTGCACTAACAGTGGAAGCGTCACACAGATTAACTTAGCTAATAGCTATTTGAAAGGTACATTGAAACTCAAATTTTCTTCCTTCCCATATTTATACTTTGTTGATCTTCATGGAAATGGACTTCAAGGGAGCATCCCTAGTGGCATAGGTACTCTATCAAACCTCGCCTTCCTTGACCTGTCCTTCAATCATCTTAGAGGTGAGATACCTCTTTCAATGGCAAGCCTCACCAAATTAAACAGGCTTACCATTTCTTCTAGCAAAATCCATGGTTCCATTCCCTCGGAAATAGGCAACATGAAGAACTTGAATAACTTGGACCTTAGTTGGAATAAAATCAGTGGTTCCATTCCAAAAGGAATAGGAAACTTGAAGAATCTGATGCGTCTGGATCTTAGTTCTAACAATCTCATTGGTTCAATCCCTACTACTCTAGCTGGTTGCTCTAATTTGCAGGAGTTGTTATTGAGCCACAACAACTTAACTGCACAATTTCTCCATCGCTTGGCTGACCTTCATTCGCTAAGTACTATTGATCTTAGTCGCAACTTTTTCAGTGGAGAGATGCCCGTTCTAATTGGAAATACAGGCTACTTATCAATCTTGAATCTTAGCTACAATAAATTTATAGGCAACATTTCCATTTCTCTCAATAACATAAAAGTAGTCGACTTGTCATACAACTCAACCAGCCTTACTCGTACTACGGTGGTAACTGGCACGTATTTGGCATAG